The following proteins come from a genomic window of Carassius carassius chromosome 10, fCarCar2.1, whole genome shotgun sequence:
- the LOC132151751 gene encoding intermediate filament protein ON3-like gives MTSTRSVRFSTSGSMRKSGYSSQSAYAVPASSSRVSTVTSVRRSGVGAGPGFGAGFGAGGSNYSFSSSSMSGGYGGSLGAGFGGGLGDGFVPPHITAVTVNQSLLAPLNLEIDPTIQAVRTQEKEQIKTLNNRFASFIDKVRFLEQQNKMLETKWSLLQEQTTTRSNIDAMFEAFISNLRRQLDGLGNEKMKLEGELRNMQGMVEDFKNKYEDEINKRGSVENEFVLLKKDVDAAYMNKIELEAKVDALQDEINFLRAIYEAELRELQSQIKDTSVIVEMDNSRNLDMDAIVAEVRAQYEDIANRSRAEAESWYKQKFEEMQSSAGQYGEDLRSTKAEIAELNRMIARLQNEIDAVKGQRANLEAQIAEAEERGELAVKDAKLRIRDLEDALQRAKQDMARQVREYQELMNVKLALDIEIATYRKLLEGEESRLSSGGASATIHVQQSSGGLSSGFSGSGSGFGYGGGFSSSSGFGGGSGYSSSSIRKTSVSSVSSKRY, from the exons ATGACAAGCACCAGGTCTGTCCGCTTCAGCACCAGTGGCTCCATGAGGAAGTCTGGCTACTCCAGCCAGTCAGCATACGCAGTTCCTGCCAGCTCTAGCAGGGTCAGCACAGTGACCAGTGTCAGGAGATCTGGCGTGGGTGCCGGTCCAGGCTTCGGTGCAGGATTTGGTGCTGGAGGCAGCAACTACAGCTTCAGCAGCAGCAGTATGAGTGGAGGCTACGGTGGTAGTCTTGGTGCTGGTTTTGGTGGAGGTCTCGGTGATGGCTTCGTTCCACCTCACATCACCGCTGTAACCGTCAACCAGAGCCTGTTGGCCCCCCTTAACCTAGAAATTGACCCCACAATTCAGGCTGTCCGCACTCAGGAAAAAGAGCAGATCAAGACCCTCAACAACCGCTTCGCCTCCTTCATTGACAAA GTGCGTTTCCTGGAACAGCAGAACAAGATGCTGGAGACCAAATGGAGTCTCCTTCAGGAACAGACCACCACCCGCTCCAACATCGATGCCATGTTTGAGGCCTTCATTTCTAACCTGCGCAGACAGCTCGATGGCCTGGGAAATGAGAAGATGAAGCTGGAAGGAGAGCTGAGGAACATGCAGGGCATGGTTGAGGACTTCAAGAACAA GTACGAAGATGAGATCAACAAACGTGGTTCAGTAGAGAATGAGTTTGTTCTGCTCAAGAAG GATGTTGATGCAGCCTACATGAACAAGATTGAGCTGGAAGCCAAAGTTGATGCTCTTCAGGATGAGATTAACTTCCTCAGGGCAATCTATGAGGCT GAACTGCGTGAGCTCCAGTCTCAGATCAAGGACACATCAGTCATTGTGGAGATGGACAACAGCAGAAATCTGGACATGGACGCCATTGTGGCTGAAGTTCGTGCTCAGTATGAGGACATTGCCAACCGCAGCCGTGCCGAAGCAGAGAGCTGGTACAAACAGAAG TTTGAGGAGATGCAGTCCTCTGCTGGTCAGTACGGTGAGGACCTCCGCTCAACCAAGGCTGAGATTGCAGAACTCAATCGCATGATCGCCCGCCTGCAGAATGAGATTGATGCCGTCAAAGGACAG CGTGCCAACTTGGAGGCTCAGATCGCTGAGGCTGAGGAGCGTGGAGAGCTGGCAGTGAAGGACGCCAAGCTCCGCATCAGGGATCTTGAAGATGCCCTCCAGAGGGCCAAGCAAGACATGGCCCGCCAGGTGCGCGAGTACCAAGAGCTCATGAACGTCAAACTGGCCTTGGATATTGAGATCGCCACCTACAGAAAGCTGTTGGAAGGAGAGGAAAGCAG ACTGTCCAGCGGTGGAGCTTCCGCCACCATTCACGTGCAGCAGTCCTCTGGAGGTCTCTCCTCTG GGTTCTCTGGTAGCGGCTCTGGATTCGGGTATGGCGGTGGTTTCAGTAGCTCTTCAGGATTTGGTGGTGGATCAGGATACAGTAGTAGCTCCATCCGCAAAACCAGTGTTTCCAGTGTCAGCAGTAAACGCTATTAA